The DNA sequence TGCTTGCCAAGTGGTTGACCAGTCAGGAGGGGCAGAAAATAATCGGTCAGTATGGAAAGAAGGAGTATGGTACCCCTCTATTCTATCCGGCGGTTGACGTCCTAAAAAAAGGTAGCGGTACGGCGTTTGAGTGGATAGTGAAGTACGGATTCATCAAGGATGATGGTTATATGACAGAGTGTCCGAAAGACTACAGATATAAATCGGATCTGAGCTTCTTTGAAGTGCCATGGAGCTGATTGTGTCCGGTGTCCAGCAGGCTCTGAAGCTCATCATTACGGCAAATCCTGATGTAGTGGATATTGCGATGAGGTCGATAAGGGTTTCCGGATTTGCAACGGTCTTGGCAACAATATGGGGCCTTCCGATAGGTGTTGCCGTTGGTCTCTACAATTTTCCCGGAAAAACTACCGTGAAAGGACTCTTCAATGCACTTCTGGGTATACCGACTGTTGTGCTCGGCCTCATACTCTATCTGATACTCGCACCTACCGGTCCACTCGGATTTCTCGGCCTGATTTACACGGAAGCTGGAATCAGTCTCGGGCAGGCGGTGCTGATAACCCCAATCATCATTAGCTTTTCTGCCAGCTCTGTTGAGTTCATCGAAAGAGAGATAAGGGAGCTGGCCCTCACTCTGGGAGCAGGCGATATTGAAGCATCGTTTGCTGTAATAAGGGAAGCTTCAAGCGGGATTTTTCTTGCACTGATAGCAGCCTTCAACAGAGCTGTTGCTGAGCTGGGAATTGCAATAATAATTGGAGGGAACGTATTTGTTAAAGGCAGTGCCCTGAACACAAGAGTCCTCACAACTGCGATACAAATGTACACAAGCCGTGGTGAACTTGACATGGCAATCGCACTCGGGATAATTCTTATCTCAATTGTTTTTGCAGTCAACCTGTTCTCGAATCTGCTACAGCGGAAACTGGTGAGAATGTGATTGAACTTGAAGGAATTTCGAAAAAATACGGAGACACCAGAGCTCTTGAGGACATCACCTTGAGAATTGAAAAGGGTGAGATATTCACGATAGTTGGCCACAGTGGAGCAGGCAAAACGACATTACTGAGAATACTCGCTCTTCTTGAAAAGCCGGACAGCGGAAAATATTACTACAAGGGGAAGATCGCTGATAACAACTGCAGGAGGGAAATAACAATGGTATTTCAGAAACCCGTGATGTTCAACAGCAGCGTTTATTCAAATGTGGCGTACGGTTTGAGGATAAGGAAGTCCAGGAAAATTGAAGACAGGGTGAGGACAGCTTTGAAACTTGTAAATCTCGAGGGCTTTGAAAAATACAATGCGAAGAGGCTGTCGGGGGGAGAGCAGCAGAGGGTGGCCATAGCAAGAGCCATTGCGATTGAACCGGAAGTTCTCATAATGGACGAGCCAACGGCAAATCTCGATCTCGTGAATGCAGCAATTGTTGAAAAGGTTATCACGGAAATTGCAAAAAAAGGGACAACTGTTGTTCTTGCAACTCACAATCTGTTTCAGGCAAAAAGACTGTCTGACAGGATTGCCCATATATTTGGCGGGAGGGTGGTTGAAGTCTCAAAGACAGAGGAATTTTTTGAACGCCCCAAGAGCGAGATATCAAGAAGGTTTGTCACCGGTGAGCTTCAATACTAATAAAAATTAAAAATATTTTTATTCACATACGTCAACATAAATGGCCCCGGTCGGACAGACCTCGACGCAGGAACAGCATTCAATACAGTCTTCAGGTCTTACAGGTTCAGATTTTCCGTCATCATCGAATTCATAGACGGATCCGGGGCAGACGCTTATGCACTCTCCGCAACCATCACATTTTTCCTTATCCACTCTGATCTCCACCATTGCACCTATTTGGATGTTTAATTTAAAAAGTTTCTTCTCAGGCAAATACAAAAGCTTTTATCCAAGTCAATCTAAAAATAAATGTGTTCGGTTACCACGAGCTTAAAGACTTCTCTGCGGAGATCGGGGAGTACAGAATTAAAATTGAGAAAGAAGGTGTTTTCTACAGATACATAAGGGAAAACGGTGGAAGAAAGGAGAAGAACGTCTTTACCGATTCAGGAAGACTGATTGTAAATCCTGTTGAGCCTGTAAATCTTCCTAAGGAGATTACCAACTTCCTTCAGATCAGGTTCAGGAAGCCATTTGTTTCAGAACCGAAATCGACGGTTGAGGTTTATGCCACATTTCCGATTGAAATTGCCGTTTTTGTTGCGGCAAAAAAGAGTGTTGGACTTGTTGATGTTTTCTCAATGCAAAGGCCAAAGTACACCCTTTACGGAAACCCGAGAGAGGGTATAATATGCAGGTACTGGGAGAGCGACCTGCATGCGGATGTTCCATCGGTGGACAGGTACAGAGAGGGAGTGATCAGACTGAGGATCGTCAACAGCGACGATGAGTGGATCGAGATAAGCAATGCAGTTTTTGACATCTATGGGATGAAAATATTCTACGACGATGAGATGGTCTGCTCATCAGCATCGGTAAACATACTCTCTCCTAAAGTAGCAGAAACAAGATTCACGAATAAACCCTTGAGGGACAAAATGAAGAAGTCGCTGGAGCTATACACTGCCAGAAGGATATCTATTGCCGGAGTAAAGTTTGTTATGGAGTGGGGACTATGATCGATATTCTGGACTACAGAATCTATCAGGATGTAACGGTCTTTGACCTGATATTTGTAATTCTGGTGATGGCTGTCGCCACCGTATTTGCCAAAATAGTCACAACCAATCTCAGAAGAGCTCTGATTGACAAAATGAAGAGAGATCAGCTTGAACTGATGCTTAAAATAATTTACTTTGGAATAATTATCGTTGCGTTTATCGGAGTGCTTCCCTCCCTTGGACTTGATCTGTCCGGTTTACTGGTGGCTGGAGGGATTGTAGGTATTGTTATTGGTTTTGCGAGCCAGAGCGTTGTAGCAAACCTGGTTTCCGGGATATTTTTGATTTCAGAGAAGCCCATAAAGATAGGGGATCAGATAAGCATTGAGGGTGTTGCTGGCTTTGTGGAGGACGTGAACATTCTTTCAACCATCATCAGAACTTACGATGGATTGTATGTCAGGATTCCAAATGAGAAGGTTTTCACTTCAAGTATAACGAACTATGTTACTCATGTGGCCAGGAGATTTGAGTACTCAATCGGAATACGCTACAGTGATGATGCCGAGAGAGCAGTAGAAATTATTAAAAGACTGATTGATGAACATCCTTTTGCCCTGAAAAACCCGGAGCCACAGGTTTTCGTTGACAGCCTCGGTGACAATTCGGTAAATCTTACGGTGAGAATCTGGGCCCCATCAAATGAATGGTACTCTGTTAAAATGGATCTTCTCTGGAAAATAAAGACCGAGCTTGAAAGAAACGGAATTGAAATCCCATTCCCTCAGAGAGTTGTGTGGTTCGCAAATGAATTGAGGGCTGATTTGGGTGAGGGTGAGGAAAAGAGACGGGAGACTTGAGGAGTTCAGCAGGGAGAAGATAATGAGGACCTGCCAGAGGGCGGGAGCTAGCAGAAGAATTGCTGAAAAGGTGGCACGAGAGGTAGAAAGCAGGATTTATGACGGAATCTCAACTGATGATGTGCTCGAACTCGTCATTGAATCTCTGCTGAAGTACGAGTACTCAAAGGGGGCAAGATACGATCTCAAACGTTCTATTCTTCGTTTGGGTCCAGCGGGCTTCGGTTTTGAGAAATTTGTTGCCAGATTGCTTGAGGAGTATGGATACAGGGTTGAAACAAACGTCGTGGTTGAAGGAAGGTGTGTGAAACAGGAAATAGATGTAATTGCTGAGAACAGAGAGGGCAGGTACATGATTGAATGCAAGTTCCACAACCTGCCCCTATACACGGGGCTTAAAGAGGCGATGTACACCTATGCCAGGTTTCTGGACGTTAAAGACAGAGAGAACTTCACCAGACCGTGGATGGTGACAAACACGAAGTTCTCTGAAGATGCAAAGAAGTATGGGGCCTGCATGGGTATAAAGCTCACAGGCTGGAGTTATCCCGAAGAAAATGGAATAGAACAGCTTCTTGAGTATAAAAATCTTTATCCAATTACCATATTGAGAATAGACAAAGAAACAATAGATTCTGCTGTGAATGCGGGCTTAGTGTTCTGCAGGGATGTTCTGGATGCAAGTGAAAATGAGCTTAAAAGGAAGGGGATCAAAAAGGCTGGAGAACTGATAGAGGCCGCAAGATCATTTCACCGGCAGTAGTTTGGGTACAGACCGTACAGTGAGTCCACTCGTAAGTTTTGGAGTCAGTCCTGCTCCGTTCTTACGGATTCAACGACGATTTTTCCTGCAACGACCTCATCAATGCTGTGAATAACCCCACCAAGATCCTCTATCAGTCTCTTGATCTCGTCAAAATCGAGATCATTACCTAAAATTGTTATTTTTATATTTTCCGTTGCCTGATCTATTTCGGAGAGGTGGATGTTGACCCCATCAACATTGTTGAGCTCGCTCAATCTCAGGGCAAAAACAGTAGTCCTTGGTTCGTGTGGCTTTAAAACATCAAGGACTAACCTTCTCAATCCCTTCACAGTAAAAGCTTATTAGCACCTTATTTAACGTTTTTGCATGTTCGATTTGCATGTCCATTCCGTGTTCAGCGATGGGGAGCTAATCCCTTCAGAGATAGCGAGAAGGATGTTTGCTGCAGGAAATCGTGGATTTGCAATCACGGACCACGCAGATTTCTCCAACATATCCGATATTCTTTCAAAACTGGCGAAAATGAGAGAGTACATTGATTTTTATGATTCCCAGTTTTTGATTGGTGTTGAGATAACGCACGTACCTCCGGAATTAATTGGAAGGGCGGTCGAAGCTGCATGGAAAGAAGGGGCCGATATAGTTGTTGTGCATGGTGAAACTATTGCAGAGCCGGTTAAAGAGGGGACGAATCTTGCAGCACTCAGTGAAGAGGTATCCGTTCTGGCCCATCCTGGAATAATGAGCGAGAGGGAAGCGGAGCTTGCCAGAGAAAACGGAATTCATATTGAAATCAGCACCAGAAAGGGTCACTGCCTATGCAACGGCAGAGTTGCCAGGCTAGCGGAAAAATTCAGATTTCAGCTCGTGATAAACACGGACTCTCACTCTCCGTCAGACATAATCAATGACAGCGGGGCGGCTAAAGTCCTCAGGGGAGCAGGGATTGAGGACTGGAAAAGGGTTCTGGAAAACAACGAGAGGCTTTTCAGGAAGCTTAGAAAATAACCCTCTTTCCGGAATGTCTTTTTATCATATCGTAGGTCATGTAATTCACAATCTGCTCCAGTTTCTCTCTCTCGACACCATCTTCAAAATATTCAAGAGAACCCAAACTTTTTTCGGCGAAATAACCCATCTTCTCAATTGTTCTGGAGATCACCTCGCTCTTTCCGTATTTTTCCTCGTAAATTTGGGGCAGGGTTCGTGATTCAAACTCAGAGTGCTTGTCTTCAAGTATTTTCATGTACTCAAGCATATCATCAACTATCTGGTACGCCAGACCAAGGTTCAGACCATACTGGTAAAGTTTTTCTGCGGCCTTCTTGTCATCACTGACGATTTTACATGCACTTCTTGCGGAGTAGGCAAAAAGTGCGGCAGTCTTTTTCTCTATACACTCGAAATAATCTTTCTCATCGAATGGTTCCTTTATGCTGTAGAAATCGAGCACCTCTCCCTCCGACATCATCATTCCGACCTTGGAAAAATCTCTGATAATCTCTTCTCCGTATTCCGAGGTGAGCTCCACGGATTTTGATATAAGCCAGTCCCCAAGCACAATCGCAAGAGTTATGTCGTATTTCTTGTGCAAGGCATCCTTTTTTCTCCTTTTCTCCGCTCTGTCTATCACGTCATCATGAACAAGACT is a window from the Archaeoglobus neptunius genome containing:
- a CDS encoding ABC transporter ATP-binding protein, whose protein sequence is MIELEGISKKYGDTRALEDITLRIEKGEIFTIVGHSGAGKTTLLRILALLEKPDSGKYYYKGKIADNNCRREITMVFQKPVMFNSSVYSNVAYGLRIRKSRKIEDRVRTALKLVNLEGFEKYNAKRLSGGEQQRVAIARAIAIEPEVLIMDEPTANLDLVNAAIVEKVITEIAKKGTTVVLATHNLFQAKRLSDRIAHIFGGRVVEVSKTEEFFERPKSEISRRFVTGELQY
- a CDS encoding 4Fe-4S dicluster domain-containing protein — its product is MVEIRVDKEKCDGCGECISVCPGSVYEFDDDGKSEPVRPEDCIECCSCVEVCPTGAIYVDVCE
- a CDS encoding polyprenyl synthetase family protein, which translates into the protein MIEYWPEYRIFEDNLAKFIETVVAAPKIKRALSYAISAGGKRSRPLIVLLCGKLCGGDYGDVMNLAISVELIHTASLVHDDVIDRAEKRRKKDALHKKYDITLAIVLGDWLISKSVELTSEYGEEIIRDFSKVGMMMSEGEVLDFYSIKEPFDEKDYFECIEKKTAALFAYSARSACKIVSDDKKAAEKLYQYGLNLGLAYQIVDDMLEYMKILEDKHSEFESRTLPQIYEEKYGKSEVISRTIEKMGYFAEKSLGSLEYFEDGVEREKLEQIVNYMTYDMIKRHSGKRVIF
- a CDS encoding histidinol phosphate phosphatase domain-containing protein, translated to MFDLHVHSVFSDGELIPSEIARRMFAAGNRGFAITDHADFSNISDILSKLAKMREYIDFYDSQFLIGVEITHVPPELIGRAVEAAWKEGADIVVVHGETIAEPVKEGTNLAALSEEVSVLAHPGIMSEREAELARENGIHIEISTRKGHCLCNGRVARLAEKFRFQLVINTDSHSPSDIINDSGAAKVLRGAGIEDWKRVLENNERLFRKLRK
- a CDS encoding ATP cone domain-containing protein — protein: MRVRKRDGRLEEFSREKIMRTCQRAGASRRIAEKVAREVESRIYDGISTDDVLELVIESLLKYEYSKGARYDLKRSILRLGPAGFGFEKFVARLLEEYGYRVETNVVVEGRCVKQEIDVIAENREGRYMIECKFHNLPLYTGLKEAMYTYARFLDVKDRENFTRPWMVTNTKFSEDAKKYGACMGIKLTGWSYPEENGIEQLLEYKNLYPITILRIDKETIDSAVNAGLVFCRDVLDASENELKRKGIKKAGELIEAARSFHRQ
- a CDS encoding DUF432 domain-containing protein, whose amino-acid sequence is MFGYHELKDFSAEIGEYRIKIEKEGVFYRYIRENGGRKEKNVFTDSGRLIVNPVEPVNLPKEITNFLQIRFRKPFVSEPKSTVEVYATFPIEIAVFVAAKKSVGLVDVFSMQRPKYTLYGNPREGIICRYWESDLHADVPSVDRYREGVIRLRIVNSDDEWIEISNAVFDIYGMKIFYDDEMVCSSASVNILSPKVAETRFTNKPLRDKMKKSLELYTARRISIAGVKFVMEWGL
- a CDS encoding DUF211 domain-containing protein; protein product: MKGLRRLVLDVLKPHEPRTTVFALRLSELNNVDGVNIHLSEIDQATENIKITILGNDLDFDEIKRLIEDLGGVIHSIDEVVAGKIVVESVRTEQD
- a CDS encoding mechanosensitive ion channel family protein, whose protein sequence is MIDILDYRIYQDVTVFDLIFVILVMAVATVFAKIVTTNLRRALIDKMKRDQLELMLKIIYFGIIIVAFIGVLPSLGLDLSGLLVAGGIVGIVIGFASQSVVANLVSGIFLISEKPIKIGDQISIEGVAGFVEDVNILSTIIRTYDGLYVRIPNEKVFTSSITNYVTHVARRFEYSIGIRYSDDAERAVEIIKRLIDEHPFALKNPEPQVFVDSLGDNSVNLTVRIWAPSNEWYSVKMDLLWKIKTELERNGIEIPFPQRVVWFANELRADLGEGEEKRRET
- a CDS encoding ABC transporter permease; this encodes MELIVSGVQQALKLIITANPDVVDIAMRSIRVSGFATVLATIWGLPIGVAVGLYNFPGKTTVKGLFNALLGIPTVVLGLILYLILAPTGPLGFLGLIYTEAGISLGQAVLITPIIISFSASSVEFIEREIRELALTLGAGDIEASFAVIREASSGIFLALIAAFNRAVAELGIAIIIGGNVFVKGSALNTRVLTTAIQMYTSRGELDMAIALGIILISIVFAVNLFSNLLQRKLVRM